A single Vulcanisaeta distributa DSM 14429 DNA region contains:
- a CDS encoding Sjogren's syndrome/scleroderma autoantigen 1 family protein, translated as MSVSSRDLVAKKMAQLIRAGATLTSYTCPVCGTPLLRLKTGEYYCANCDRPVVIVRSDAEEKEVMIRYGLMDIRDTLYERLVMINNELKETKDIDRINELVKSMVLILEAYDKITQIINQGSPKSEITKAEKK; from the coding sequence GTGAGTGTCAGTAGTAGGGACTTGGTTGCCAAGAAAATGGCGCAATTAATTAGGGCCGGGGCAACACTGACCAGCTACACATGCCCAGTCTGCGGTACTCCGCTACTAAGGTTGAAAACCGGTGAGTACTACTGTGCGAATTGTGATAGGCCCGTGGTCATCGTTAGGTCCGATGCCGAGGAGAAGGAGGTCATGATTAGGTACGGCCTCATGGACATTAGAGACACGCTATATGAAAGACTTGTAATGATTAATAACGAGCTTAAAGAGACTAAGGACATTGATAGGATAAATGAACTCGTTAAGTCAATGGTACTTATCCTGGAGGCTTATGATAAGATAACGCAGATAATAAACCAGGGGTCGCCAAAGAGCGAGATAACTAAGGCTGAGAAGAAATAG
- a CDS encoding NAD(P)-binding protein yields the protein MSFNKLFEPITVGDVELSNRIVMSPMATNLATPEGYPTEELVMYYVRRASVGLIITEYTYVNRVDARGTPNQLGLYSDDLIPKFARLTEAIHNAGTKIFVQLVHVGRKTRRDLIWNNTPIAPSNVPLLEPVREMSEDDINRVINDFVKAAIRAERSGFDGIELHGAHGYLIAQFLSPAVNRRSDRYRDGVIFLEELLKEVRSVVSIPIGLRISVTEFDNEGLTPEMVAKIIKRVEGLLDYVHLSAGRDGPLGSSMPFYYKRPSFIDEAKVVRSTTKLPLFLVGSISTPEDAVKVLEVADAVVIGRQLLADPDWPIKVRLNMPIRPCIRCNQSCRLLATREVRCDVNPELGWELLPTPPKGFGEVVVVGGGLMGMEAARILALRGFDVKLYEKGDKLGGQLNEIRDPYKRAEFMRLVDYYERELKGLGVKVYLNTEFKDDGGNVIYAVPKERQPEFKDYRGLRILLDSNLYAYQDYVFEWVRRNEVYVTDNVFRGLDRARAYLLMEKYRELGVEFVKSPESVKADVVIHSVYRDQPSIGKAIARGYWLGRTYGQLK from the coding sequence ATGTCGTTTAATAAATTATTTGAACCAATCACCGTGGGTGACGTCGAATTAAGTAATAGGATCGTCATGTCACCAATGGCCACAAACTTAGCAACACCCGAGGGTTACCCAACAGAGGAGTTAGTAATGTATTACGTTAGGAGGGCCTCCGTTGGCTTAATAATAACTGAGTATACCTATGTAAATAGGGTTGATGCCAGGGGTACGCCGAACCAACTCGGTCTATATAGCGATGACCTAATACCCAAGTTCGCGAGGCTAACGGAGGCTATTCATAATGCTGGGACCAAAATATTCGTTCAATTGGTTCATGTTGGTAGGAAGACCAGGAGGGACTTAATATGGAATAATACACCGATAGCCCCATCTAACGTGCCATTGCTTGAACCGGTTAGGGAGATGAGTGAGGATGACATTAATAGGGTCATTAATGATTTCGTTAAGGCGGCCATTAGGGCTGAAAGGAGTGGTTTTGATGGTATTGAGCTTCATGGAGCGCACGGATATTTAATAGCTCAATTTCTATCGCCGGCCGTAAATAGGAGGAGTGATAGGTATAGGGATGGCGTTATATTCCTTGAGGAGCTTCTTAAAGAGGTTAGGAGTGTGGTGTCCATACCCATTGGCCTGAGGATTTCAGTTACCGAGTTCGACAACGAGGGCTTGACACCAGAGATGGTTGCCAAAATTATTAAGAGGGTTGAGGGATTACTTGATTACGTTCATCTATCGGCTGGTAGGGACGGACCATTGGGAAGCTCAATGCCCTTTTACTATAAAAGACCGAGCTTCATTGATGAGGCTAAGGTTGTTAGATCAACGACTAAATTACCACTATTCCTGGTAGGCTCTATCTCTACGCCAGAGGATGCCGTGAAGGTCCTTGAGGTCGCGGATGCCGTTGTCATTGGCAGGCAATTACTCGCTGACCCTGATTGGCCGATTAAGGTTAGGCTTAACATGCCGATTAGGCCGTGCATTAGGTGTAATCAATCATGTAGGTTACTAGCCACTAGGGAGGTTAGGTGTGATGTTAATCCAGAACTTGGTTGGGAACTGCTTCCTACACCGCCTAAGGGGTTCGGCGAAGTCGTTGTCGTTGGTGGTGGGTTAATGGGTATGGAGGCGGCACGTATATTGGCTTTACGGGGTTTTGATGTGAAACTTTATGAAAAGGGTGATAAGCTTGGTGGACAACTTAATGAGATCAGGGATCCGTATAAGAGGGCTGAATTCATGAGGCTTGTGGATTATTACGAGAGGGAGCTGAAGGGGTTAGGCGTTAAGGTTTATCTTAACACAGAGTTTAAGGATGATGGAGGTAATGTTATTTATGCCGTGCCTAAGGAACGCCAACCCGAGTTTAAGGATTACAGGGGTTTGAGGATACTCCTTGATTCCAACCTCTATGCATATCAAGATTACGTATTTGAGTGGGTTAGGCGTAATGAGGTTTATGTTACGGATAATGTGTTTAGGGGTCTCGATAGGGCTAGGGCATACCTATTGATGGAGAAGTATAGGGAGTTGGGTGTTGAGTTCGTAAAGTCGCCAGAGTCCGTAAAGGCCGATGTGGTGATTCACAGTGTTTACAGAGACCAACCATCAATAGGAAAAGCCATAGCAAGGGGATACTGGCTTGGGAGGACTTATGGTCAATTGAAATAA
- a CDS encoding pelota family protein has protein sequence MKLNFGKDWVDFVVEGEDDLYVVYLLIDSGDVIYGWTVREFRGREGSRGERVKIYVGLRVEGLEYHAFRGSLRVRGVLIEVPEWFEGAKGSHHTMELSYGLEYRLVKSGGIDREFISKVLEMFSGASISVLLVSVSMEEVAVAHIRRFGRELLGTIPIQAGGKESEDSLDRFRRSLRNVLTQVRQWVQVRRPTHMVVVGNHMTLSMARDVINEELGKLGIPIIYHEQGEGGLAGVYEFERVGGDVLRKLNISLGREYVDEVFNRLGAGSGLVAIGIDEVKKALEFGAVETLIVLDETYKERGGEMRELVGMVLRTRANLVIIPSSTEGGEKLRGIGGVAALLRFPISSQP, from the coding sequence GTGAAGCTTAACTTTGGTAAGGATTGGGTCGATTTCGTAGTTGAGGGTGAGGATGACCTATATGTCGTTTATTTGCTAATTGATTCGGGCGACGTTATTTATGGTTGGACTGTCAGGGAGTTCAGGGGTAGGGAGGGTTCCAGGGGTGAGAGGGTTAAGATTTATGTGGGCCTTAGGGTTGAGGGTCTTGAGTATCATGCGTTTAGGGGTTCACTTAGGGTTAGGGGCGTGTTGATAGAGGTTCCTGAGTGGTTTGAGGGTGCCAAGGGTAGTCACCACACGATGGAGTTGTCATACGGGCTTGAGTATAGGTTGGTTAAGTCGGGCGGTATTGATAGGGAGTTCATTAGTAAGGTTTTGGAGATGTTCAGTGGTGCATCAATAAGTGTGTTATTGGTTTCGGTCTCAATGGAGGAGGTCGCCGTTGCCCACATTCGTAGGTTTGGTAGAGAGTTGCTTGGGACGATACCGATACAGGCCGGCGGTAAGGAGAGTGAGGACTCACTTGATAGGTTTAGGAGGTCCCTTAGGAATGTGCTTACTCAGGTTAGGCAGTGGGTTCAGGTTAGGAGGCCTACGCATATGGTTGTTGTTGGGAATCACATGACGTTGTCCATGGCTAGGGACGTGATTAATGAGGAACTGGGTAAGTTGGGTATACCAATTATTTATCATGAGCAGGGCGAGGGTGGTTTAGCTGGTGTTTATGAGTTTGAGAGGGTTGGCGGTGATGTTCTTAGGAAGTTGAATATAAGCCTTGGACGGGAATATGTCGATGAGGTATTCAATAGGTTGGGTGCGGGTAGTGGATTAGTGGCTATTGGTATTGATGAGGTTAAAAAAGCACTTGAGTTTGGTGCGGTAGAGACGTTGATAGTGCTTGACGAGACCTATAAGGAGAGGGGTGGTGAAATGAGGGAATTAGTTGGTATGGTGTTGAGGACGAGAGCTAACCTTGTGATAATACCGTCAAGTACCGAGGGTGGTGAGAAATTGAGGGGCATTGGTGGTGTTGCCGCGTTGCTAAGGTTTCCTATTTCTTCTCAGCCTTAG